Proteins from a genomic interval of Dermacentor variabilis isolate Ectoservices chromosome 8, ASM5094787v1, whole genome shotgun sequence:
- the lic gene encoding dual specificity mitogen-activated protein kinase kinase lic isoform X3, protein MRMRRLTKAGKRTVGKIIMPEANQNLQQRVTPPRNLDSHARLVVEGQEVEVSTDDLQVIEELGRGAYGVVEKMVHVPSGTIMAVKRITFTECNQEQKRLLMDLDVSMRTSDYPNTVQFYGALFREGDVWICMEVMDTSLDKFYQKVFSKGKTIPESILGTIAFSPERINPEHSDMGYDVKSDVWSLGITMIELSIGRFPYPSFRTPFEQLKHVVEDDPPRLPTGQFSPEYEDFIDACLQKHPTKRPTYPQLLNMPFLQHHSQGSEEISEFIAEILDGTEAAKKEPSPSD, encoded by the exons CGGGAAAAAGGACGGTGGGGAAGATCATCATGCCAGAGGCAAACCAGAATCTTcaacagagagt CACCCCTCCGCGCAACCTGGACTCCCACGCGAGGCTCGTTGTGGAAGGCCAGGAAGTCGAAGTCTCCACAGATGACCTCCAGGTGATTGAGGAGCTTGGCCGAGGCGCCTATGGCGTTGTCGAGAAGATGGTCCATGTACCCAGCGGCACCATCATGGCTGTCAAG AGGATAACCTTCACCGAGTGCAACCAGGAGCAGAAACGCTTGTTGATGGACCTCGACGTCTCCATGCGCACCAGTGACTACCCCAACACGGTGCAGTTCTACGGCGCACTCTTCCGAGAG GGGGACGTGTGGATCTGCATGGAAGTGATGGACACATCGCTCGACAAGTTCTACCAGAAGGTGTTCAGCAAAGGGAAGACCATCCCCGAGAGCATCTTGGGGACAATTGCCTTTTCG CCTGAACGGATCAACCCAGAGCACTCGGACATGGGTTACGACGTCAAGTCTGATGTTTGGAGCTTGGGCATTACCATG ATTGAACTGTCTATAGGCAGGTTCCCGTATCCCAGTTTCCGAACTCCGTTTGAGCAGCTCAAGCACGTGGTTGAGGATGACCCTCCCAGGCTGCCGACAGGGCAGTTCTCACCCGAGTACGAAGATTTCATTGACGCCTG CCTACAAAAGCATCCGACAAAGAGGCCGACTTACCCACAGCTACTCAACATGCCATTCCTTCAGCATCACTCTCAAGGCTCTGAGGAGATCTCCGAGTTCATTGCCGAGATCCTCGATGGCACAGAGGCCGCCAAAAAGGAGCCCTCACCGTCCGACTAG
- the lic gene encoding dual specificity mitogen-activated protein kinase kinase lic isoform X1, with protein MRMRRLTKAGKRTVGKIIMPEANQNLQQRVTPPRNLDSHARLVVEGQEVEVSTDDLQVIEELGRGAYGVVEKMVHVPSGTIMAVKRITFTECNQEQKRLLMDLDVSMRTSDYPNTVQFYGALFREGDVWICMEVMDTSLDKFYQKVFSKGKTIPESILGTIAFSVVSALHYLQSQLHVIHRDVKPSNILLNRRGEVKMCDFGISGYLVDSVAKTVNAGCKPYMAPERINPEHSDMGYDVKSDVWSLGITMIELSIGRFPYPSFRTPFEQLKHVVEDDPPRLPTGQFSPEYEDFIDACLQKHPTKRPTYPQLLNMPFLQHHSQGSEEISEFIAEILDGTEAAKKEPSPSD; from the exons CGGGAAAAAGGACGGTGGGGAAGATCATCATGCCAGAGGCAAACCAGAATCTTcaacagagagt CACCCCTCCGCGCAACCTGGACTCCCACGCGAGGCTCGTTGTGGAAGGCCAGGAAGTCGAAGTCTCCACAGATGACCTCCAGGTGATTGAGGAGCTTGGCCGAGGCGCCTATGGCGTTGTCGAGAAGATGGTCCATGTACCCAGCGGCACCATCATGGCTGTCAAG AGGATAACCTTCACCGAGTGCAACCAGGAGCAGAAACGCTTGTTGATGGACCTCGACGTCTCCATGCGCACCAGTGACTACCCCAACACGGTGCAGTTCTACGGCGCACTCTTCCGAGAG GGGGACGTGTGGATCTGCATGGAAGTGATGGACACATCGCTCGACAAGTTCTACCAGAAGGTGTTCAGCAAAGGGAAGACCATCCCCGAGAGCATCTTGGGGACAATTGCCTTTTCG GTGGTCAGCGCCCTGCACTACCTCCAAAGCCAGCTGCACGTGATCCACCGAGACGTGAAGCCGTCCAACATCCTGTTGAACCGACGCGGAGAGGTGAAGATGTGCGACTTTGGTATCTCCGGCTACCTGGTCGACTCGGTGGCCAAGACAGTCAACGCTGGCTGCAAGCCATACATGGCA CCTGAACGGATCAACCCAGAGCACTCGGACATGGGTTACGACGTCAAGTCTGATGTTTGGAGCTTGGGCATTACCATG ATTGAACTGTCTATAGGCAGGTTCCCGTATCCCAGTTTCCGAACTCCGTTTGAGCAGCTCAAGCACGTGGTTGAGGATGACCCTCCCAGGCTGCCGACAGGGCAGTTCTCACCCGAGTACGAAGATTTCATTGACGCCTG CCTACAAAAGCATCCGACAAAGAGGCCGACTTACCCACAGCTACTCAACATGCCATTCCTTCAGCATCACTCTCAAGGCTCTGAGGAGATCTCCGAGTTCATTGCCGAGATCCTCGATGGCACAGAGGCCGCCAAAAAGGAGCCCTCACCGTCCGACTAG
- the lic gene encoding dual specificity mitogen-activated protein kinase kinase lic isoform X2, producing the protein MKRLAGKRTVGKIIMPEANQNLQQRVTPPRNLDSHARLVVEGQEVEVSTDDLQVIEELGRGAYGVVEKMVHVPSGTIMAVKRITFTECNQEQKRLLMDLDVSMRTSDYPNTVQFYGALFREGDVWICMEVMDTSLDKFYQKVFSKGKTIPESILGTIAFSVVSALHYLQSQLHVIHRDVKPSNILLNRRGEVKMCDFGISGYLVDSVAKTVNAGCKPYMAPERINPEHSDMGYDVKSDVWSLGITMIELSIGRFPYPSFRTPFEQLKHVVEDDPPRLPTGQFSPEYEDFIDACLQKHPTKRPTYPQLLNMPFLQHHSQGSEEISEFIAEILDGTEAAKKEPSPSD; encoded by the exons CGGGAAAAAGGACGGTGGGGAAGATCATCATGCCAGAGGCAAACCAGAATCTTcaacagagagt CACCCCTCCGCGCAACCTGGACTCCCACGCGAGGCTCGTTGTGGAAGGCCAGGAAGTCGAAGTCTCCACAGATGACCTCCAGGTGATTGAGGAGCTTGGCCGAGGCGCCTATGGCGTTGTCGAGAAGATGGTCCATGTACCCAGCGGCACCATCATGGCTGTCAAG AGGATAACCTTCACCGAGTGCAACCAGGAGCAGAAACGCTTGTTGATGGACCTCGACGTCTCCATGCGCACCAGTGACTACCCCAACACGGTGCAGTTCTACGGCGCACTCTTCCGAGAG GGGGACGTGTGGATCTGCATGGAAGTGATGGACACATCGCTCGACAAGTTCTACCAGAAGGTGTTCAGCAAAGGGAAGACCATCCCCGAGAGCATCTTGGGGACAATTGCCTTTTCG GTGGTCAGCGCCCTGCACTACCTCCAAAGCCAGCTGCACGTGATCCACCGAGACGTGAAGCCGTCCAACATCCTGTTGAACCGACGCGGAGAGGTGAAGATGTGCGACTTTGGTATCTCCGGCTACCTGGTCGACTCGGTGGCCAAGACAGTCAACGCTGGCTGCAAGCCATACATGGCA CCTGAACGGATCAACCCAGAGCACTCGGACATGGGTTACGACGTCAAGTCTGATGTTTGGAGCTTGGGCATTACCATG ATTGAACTGTCTATAGGCAGGTTCCCGTATCCCAGTTTCCGAACTCCGTTTGAGCAGCTCAAGCACGTGGTTGAGGATGACCCTCCCAGGCTGCCGACAGGGCAGTTCTCACCCGAGTACGAAGATTTCATTGACGCCTG CCTACAAAAGCATCCGACAAAGAGGCCGACTTACCCACAGCTACTCAACATGCCATTCCTTCAGCATCACTCTCAAGGCTCTGAGGAGATCTCCGAGTTCATTGCCGAGATCCTCGATGGCACAGAGGCCGCCAAAAAGGAGCCCTCACCGTCCGACTAG